The Burkholderiales bacterium region CCGGGCACAGTTTTGTTTCATTTTCTTCATCGCCACGAGTCAGGCGCATTTGATCCAATTAGCAGCGGGCTTTCTGCGCCAACGGTAACGGCCGGCATTATTCATCTCTATCTCCACTGCAGTAATGCAGGTGGCGATTGTGCGGCTTTTCTGTGGCATACTGAATGCCGCGACGAAAATTTGGCGATTCGAAAATTGTTTGATTGTAGATGCCTGTTAATCCTCTTTCCGGCATGCGGCGTCTCCACGCCATAGCACAAAATAAATCAAAACGATTACACGCCGGAACCCATTTTCACCAACCTGTGGCGCTTGCTTACATGAACCAACATAAGAAACTGTTTTTGACAGTGTTGCTTCTGACTATCGCGACACGACTACTTACGCTTGGCGCGTACCCGCTGTTCGAAACCACCGAATCACGCTATGCAGAGATAGCCAGAAAAATGGTTGAAACCGGCAATTGGGTAACTCCACAGATAAGTTACGGGGTGCCATTCTGGGGTAAGCCTCCCTTGTCTTTCTGGCTGACAGCGGGTTCACTAGAGCTTTTTGGCGTCAACGATATTGCGGCGCGATTGCCGTCGTTCGTACTTGCAATTTTAGTCGGTTGGTTGATCTATCACCTGGCTTTGAAACAACGCGGCTCGAGCGTCGCGCTGATAAGCTTAGTGGTACTAAGCACTGGGGCATTATTTTTCTTTGTGGCCGGCCAAGTAATGACGGATCAGGCCTTGACCCTTGGCACCACCCTGTCGATGGTCGCCTTCTGGCGCGCTCTAGCCGAAACTGGGCCGCACGGGCGCTTGTGGGGCTATGCTTTTTTTATCGGCTTGGCGATCGGCATTCTAGCTAAAGGCCCGGTAGCCGTCGTTTTGACTCTAATTCCGGTCGGCATCTGGATAGCATGGCATAAAAAGTGGCGCATGCTATTTGCGCGACTACCCTGGGCGCTAGGGACTATTCTAATGTTCATCATTGCCGTTCCCTGGTATCTCTTGGCCGAAATGCGCACGCCCGGCTTTCTCCATTATTTTATCGTGGGCGAGCACTGGGATCGGTATTTGCACAGCGGTTGGCGGGGTGACCTATACGGTGCTGCGCATATGCATGCGCGCGGCATGATCTGGTCATATTGGATCGTAGCGGCATTTCCCTGGTCACTTGTATTTATCGTTCGGTTGGTTAGGTTGGCGACGGCCTGTAAGCCATCGCTTCCGGCAATAGTCCAGGACGAGTGGCTTACTTATCTGATTCTCTGGACCGCAGGGCCATTAATTTTATTTACGTTCAGTGCGAATATTTTGTTGACCTACGTGTTACCGGGCCTACCCGCGTTTGCACTACTTTTGGCGGAAGTTTTGCAGCCGCGGTTACCAGTAGAAACTGGCCCTAAATCCGATTTTGGCAATCTCGGGTTGGCGTTTCTGGCTCTTCCCGTGCCAGTGATTGCGCTGTCACTGGTGATCTTTATTGTCCCGGATGTGGCCCCTTACAAATCTCAAAAAGACGTGGTGGCGCGATATAAGATGCTGCGCTCCGATTCATCGAGCCCGCTTATTTATTTATTCGACAAACCCTATTCCGCGGAATTCTATTCAAACGGGGAAGCTAAACAAATTTCCGACGTTGATAAGGCGGCAAAATATGTTTTGGGCACCAAAGAAAGTTTTGTCGTTGCAAGAGATGAAGATCTCGATCGCATGCCGCGCTCGCTGCTGAGGCGATTACAACCGGTCGCTAGATTCGGCGACTGCGAATTATTGCGCACGCGCCCGGGATAGACACATCTTTATTCGGATCTGAACCGGTCAAATGCAGGCGGTTAAGGAGCCTTCAACGAGGACTTTACGGTGCGACCCGGACTCCCGTTGTCTGCATCGCGCCAAAGACACTCACCGGCACATTTAGCCGGTGCGCGTCTCCGGCGTTATGGATCC contains the following coding sequences:
- a CDS encoding glycosyltransferase family 39 protein, coding for MNQHKKLFLTVLLLTIATRLLTLGAYPLFETTESRYAEIARKMVETGNWVTPQISYGVPFWGKPPLSFWLTAGSLELFGVNDIAARLPSFVLAILVGWLIYHLALKQRGSSVALISLVVLSTGALFFFVAGQVMTDQALTLGTTLSMVAFWRALAETGPHGRLWGYAFFIGLAIGILAKGPVAVVLTLIPVGIWIAWHKKWRMLFARLPWALGTILMFIIAVPWYLLAEMRTPGFLHYFIVGEHWDRYLHSGWRGDLYGAAHMHARGMIWSYWIVAAFPWSLVFIVRLVRLATACKPSLPAIVQDEWLTYLILWTAGPLILFTFSANILLTYVLPGLPAFALLLAEVLQPRLPVETGPKSDFGNLGLAFLALPVPVIALSLVIFIVPDVAPYKSQKDVVARYKMLRSDSSSPLIYLFDKPYSAEFYSNGEAKQISDVDKAAKYVLGTKESFVVARDEDLDRMPRSLLRRLQPVARFGDCELLRTRPG